The following proteins come from a genomic window of Synechococcus sp. BIOS-E4-1:
- a CDS encoding DUF1830 domain-containing protein, with protein MIECVYRNNTNKMVIMKCIGESHFYLEKVVMPKEMFWFQAPQEARLELWLMSPQGQMLDVRAYAADYAMDNDQIPESAMAS; from the coding sequence ATGATCGAATGCGTGTACCGCAACAACACCAACAAGATGGTGATTATGAAGTGCATTGGGGAATCGCACTTTTACCTGGAAAAGGTTGTCATGCCCAAAGAGATGTTCTGGTTTCAAGCCCCACAAGAGGCTCGGTTGGAGCTCTGGCTGATGTCGCCACAAGGCCAGATGCTGGATGTACGAGCCTATGCAGCCGACTACGCGATGGACAATGATCAAATCCCCGAATCAGCGATGGCAAGTTAA
- the urtE gene encoding urea ABC transporter ATP-binding subunit UrtE encodes MTTLLEMRGLNTYYGESHILRDVDLTVKAGEMVCLIGRNGVGKTTLLKSLIGLLRPRRGEIVFNGIPLDRQAPHQRAHAGLGYVPQGREIIPQLTVEENLMLGMEALPGGLDRQRGIDPFVYDLFPILRDFLTRKGGDLSGGQQQQLAIARALLGKPKLLLLDEPTEGIQPNIVSNIESAVRQIISQAGISVLLVEQHLHFVRQADRYYAMQRGGIVASGPTQELSQSVVDQFLSV; translated from the coding sequence ATGACAACGCTTTTGGAAATGCGCGGTCTGAACACCTACTACGGGGAGAGTCACATTCTTCGCGATGTCGATCTAACCGTAAAGGCTGGTGAGATGGTTTGTCTGATTGGTCGCAACGGGGTCGGCAAAACGACCTTGCTCAAATCTCTGATCGGGTTACTGCGACCACGTCGTGGTGAGATCGTTTTCAACGGCATCCCCCTCGATCGTCAGGCTCCGCATCAGCGGGCGCATGCTGGTTTGGGTTATGTGCCTCAGGGACGCGAAATCATTCCGCAGCTCACAGTTGAGGAGAACCTCATGCTCGGTATGGAGGCGCTGCCGGGAGGTCTGGACCGCCAACGAGGGATTGATCCCTTCGTTTACGACTTGTTCCCGATTCTGAGGGATTTCCTTACTCGCAAGGGTGGGGACCTCAGTGGTGGTCAGCAACAGCAATTGGCGATTGCACGCGCGCTGCTTGGAAAACCCAAATTGCTCCTACTGGATGAACCCACCGAAGGGATCCAGCCCAATATCGTTTCTAATATCGAATCGGCAGTGCGACAGATCATTTCCCAGGCTGGAATCAGTGTCTTGCTGGTGGAACAGCATTTGCACTTTGTTCGTCAGGCAGATCGTTATTACGCCATGCAACGTGGCGGCATTGTTGCCAGTGGCCCAACGCAAGAGCTGAGTCAATCAGTCGTTGATCAGTTTCTCAGTGTTTGA
- the urtD gene encoding urea ABC transporter ATP-binding protein UrtD: MTMLSTGGEALLELQQITVSFDGFLALRDLNLSLAPGELRAVIGPNGAGKTTFLDVITGKTAPTEGDVVFKGCSLLGRPEHRIARMGIGRKFQSPRVFEHLSVQDNLVLAVNQPKQPWSLLVGGLNASKRDQVHHLMSIVNLQNRADWVAGSLSHGQKQWLEIAMLVGQDPDLLLVDEPVAGLTDEETDLTADLLKSLAGDHTVLVIEHDMEFIRRLESPVTVLHQGHVLCEGTMDQVQADPRVIEVYLGTTEEDNG, encoded by the coding sequence ATGACCATGCTCTCAACAGGAGGCGAAGCTCTGTTGGAGCTGCAGCAGATCACTGTCAGCTTTGATGGTTTTCTGGCTCTGAGAGACCTCAACCTCAGCCTGGCTCCTGGCGAACTTCGGGCGGTGATCGGCCCCAATGGCGCCGGCAAGACCACATTCCTTGATGTGATTACGGGCAAGACGGCACCAACGGAAGGCGATGTTGTCTTCAAAGGCTGTTCATTGCTGGGACGTCCAGAGCACCGCATTGCTCGCATGGGCATCGGTCGCAAGTTCCAGAGTCCAAGGGTGTTTGAACACTTGAGCGTTCAGGACAACCTTGTGCTGGCTGTGAATCAGCCGAAGCAGCCCTGGTCGCTGCTGGTTGGCGGCCTGAATGCCAGCAAGAGGGATCAGGTGCATCACTTGATGAGTATCGTCAACCTGCAAAACCGAGCAGACTGGGTTGCCGGTTCGTTGTCGCATGGTCAAAAGCAGTGGCTAGAGATTGCCATGCTTGTTGGCCAGGATCCCGATCTCTTGCTGGTGGATGAACCGGTTGCTGGTCTGACTGATGAGGAGACTGATCTCACCGCAGATCTGCTCAAGTCATTAGCTGGGGATCACACCGTGCTGGTGATCGAGCACGACATGGAATTCATCCGTCGTTTGGAGAGCCCAGTGACGGTGTTGCACCAGGGGCATGTGCTTTGTGAAGGAACGATGGATCAGGTGCAGGCCGATCCACGTGTGATTGAGGTCTATCTCGGAACCACAGAGGAGGACAACGGATGA